The sequence below is a genomic window from Sphingobacterium sp. ML3W.
AACCAACTTAAAACCAGACCTTTGAATTTCACCAGATACATTTTTTAATTTACGAAAATCGTTAAATTGTTCATTAGTGACACTCTTATATTGAAATTTTTGTGCATTAACTTCAGTTTTTATAAAAAAAAGAAATATAAGAGAAGTTATTAAGATTCTTGCCATACAGTCCTCCTTATATAGTCTGTATAAGAAATAATAATACGAACAACTTTTTGTGAAACATTTGGCATAGAATAATCAGCCACAGTTCTAAAGTTCCTTTCTGCACCTACTTTCTGTTGTAATACTTGTGTCAAACCTTGTAATATACGTTCAGGAGATAATCCAACCATCATCACCGATGCTTCTTCCATAGCCTCAGGTCGTTCATGTGCCTGACGGATATTTAGAGCTCTAAAGTTTAGAATAGATGACTCTTCGGAAATTGTTCCTGAATCAGATAAAACAGCATAAGCACGCTTCTGTAAAGCATTGTAGTCGTGGAAGCCTAATGGTTTTAAGAACTGAACTTTTGAGTGCATTTCAATTTGCATTTTATCGATCATATTTTGCGTACGAGGATGCGTAGAAACAATGATTGGATACTGATACTTTTCCGCAATAGCATTCAAAGATGTCATCAATCCACGGAAATTCTTTTCTGAATTGATGTTTTCTTCACGATGTGCAGAAACAACAAAGAATTTACCTTCTTCTAAATTCAATTTCTCTAAAACTTGAGATGCTTCAATTTCGGGTAAGTAATGCGTCAACACCTCAAACATAGGAGAACCCGTTTTGATGATGCGATCTGCAGGTAATCCTTCACGTAATAAATATTCACGCGCAATATCAGAATACGTTAAATTGATATCTGAGGTATGATCAACAATTTTACGATTTGTTTCTTCTGGAACTCGTTGATCAAAACATCTGTTTCCAGCTTCCATGTGGAAGATTGGGATGTGACGTTTCTTCGCTGGAATGGCGCACAAACATGAATTTGTGTCCCCCAACACTAAGAAAGCATCAGGTTTTAACTCTTCTAATAAAGGATCTATTTTGATTAAAATATTTCCAATTGTCTCCGTTGCTGTTTTACCTGCAGCTTCTAAAAAATAATCTGGTTTACGAAGACCTAAATCATCAAAAAATATTTGATTCAATTCGTAATCGTAATTTTGTCCAGTATGAACAATAATATGCTCCACAGCCTCAGAAGCATCTAAAGCCATTAATACACGTGATAATCTGATGATCTCTGGTCGTGTTCCCACAACCGTCATTACTTTTAATTTTTTCATGATATGTTTAACACTTAAACAGTTTCAAAATAAGTATCTGCATTCTCTGGATTAAAAGGCTCATTGATCCAAAAGATCGTATACAGCTCTTCTTCTCCAATATTTTTGATATTATGGGTATACCAAATCGGCATATCGACATAAGCAGGTTCGTTTCCGTCAAGATAAAAATCCATGACCTCATCCGTACCAATCTTTCTCAATTGAATCAAAGCTTTTCCTTTGATCACGGCAAACCTTTCGATCTTGCGAGTATGGTAATGATTACCTCTCGTAATTCCGGCTACTGTCGTAGAAAAAGAACATTGTCCACCGATTCCTAAACGAATCACCTCAACAAAAACCCCTCTAGGATCTGTATGTTGGGTAAATTTTACAGGATAATGCGATTTATGATCAATATAGGTACGGAATGTATTGAACAGGTTATGCTCAAAAGTGTTATTGATAACAGGAATTTCTCCTCCATCAAAATACTTCGTTTTATAATCATTTAATAAGGCTAGAACTTCTGAAACCTTTTTTGTAGCAGTAGCATCAATCATTAACTCAGGAATACCTTTATCTGCACGAATCACTTGAATAATAAGATCAACAAGTTCTTGAACATAAATCAGTTTCACTTCTCCATCATTGGCAATAGTAGGTGTTTCACCATGTGTCAACTGATAACAAAAAGTAGCTATAAAAGAATTATAGAAAGGCTTACCAAAAGCTCCGAAAACATTCGGAATTATTAATCCGCTTGCTTTTCCTTGACTTTCATTTGCCCAATCCACTAGTGCCTGACGAGCAATTCTCTTCGATTTTCCATAATGGTTGTCGCGTTCCTCTTGAGTCGACGATGAAATCAGTACATGCGCCTGCGAATTGGATCTCTTTAACGCATCAACCAATTTCACAGACAAAGCTATATTCGTATCGTGCAACACTTGATCAGACTCATGACGATTTAGAGCTGCTAAATGTACAATGACATCACATTTTGAAACGAAAGCATCTAATTCTTGATCCTGATCAAAAATTTCTCGATTAAAATCGACTCTTTCAAATTCTTCAGGAAACAATCCCAATGTATTGTACAAATGACTTCCTACAAAGCCGTTTTGACCTGTAATTCCTATTTTTATCATTTTCTATTTATAAAATAATCTAAGGGATAAGTATAATCATCTTTAGAAGCATTGTCTATTCCAAAATCTGAAAAAACCAATAATTCAGAGTTTTCTTCTAATGCTTGAAAAGCCGTAGCATAACCTGTAGACAAATGTACTACCTGATTTTGGTCTGTGCTTAACACCAAACGTTCTACAGATAAATCTGTAGAAGCGGTATCCCAATTATCAATTTGTACAATATCAATCGCAAAAGAACCTGAAAGAACATAAAACCAGCGTTGTTCAATACGATGTGCTCTCCAACCGCGGACTAATGTTAAGTCTACATTTTTGATGATGTAAAATCTTTTAACCAGCGACATATCAAAATCATTCACAAAACGAATTTGACCTCTAGCATCTTTAGCGATTCCTCCTTTTATAAAATCTATCATTATATTTTAAAATAAATATTTATAAAAACTAGTAAGGGTATTGCATCACATCTTCACCAAAAACCTC
It includes:
- the wecB gene encoding non-hydrolyzing UDP-N-acetylglucosamine 2-epimerase translates to MKKLKVMTVVGTRPEIIRLSRVLMALDASEAVEHIIVHTGQNYDYELNQIFFDDLGLRKPDYFLEAAGKTATETIGNILIKIDPLLEELKPDAFLVLGDTNSCLCAIPAKKRHIPIFHMEAGNRCFDQRVPEETNRKIVDHTSDINLTYSDIAREYLLREGLPADRIIKTGSPMFEVLTHYLPEIEASQVLEKLNLEEGKFFVVSAHREENINSEKNFRGLMTSLNAIAEKYQYPIIVSTHPRTQNMIDKMQIEMHSKVQFLKPLGFHDYNALQKRAYAVLSDSGTISEESSILNFRALNIRQAHERPEAMEEASVMMVGLSPERILQGLTQVLQQKVGAERNFRTVADYSMPNVSQKVVRIIISYTDYIRRTVWQES
- a CDS encoding WxcM-like domain-containing protein, whose amino-acid sequence is MIDFIKGGIAKDARGQIRFVNDFDMSLVKRFYIIKNVDLTLVRGWRAHRIEQRWFYVLSGSFAIDIVQIDNWDTASTDLSVERLVLSTDQNQVVHLSTGYATAFQALEENSELLVFSDFGIDNASKDDYTYPLDYFINRK
- a CDS encoding NAD-dependent epimerase/dehydratase family protein, which encodes MIKIGITGQNGFVGSHLYNTLGLFPEEFERVDFNREIFDQDQELDAFVSKCDVIVHLAALNRHESDQVLHDTNIALSVKLVDALKRSNSQAHVLISSSTQEERDNHYGKSKRIARQALVDWANESQGKASGLIIPNVFGAFGKPFYNSFIATFCYQLTHGETPTIANDGEVKLIYVQELVDLIIQVIRADKGIPELMIDATATKKVSEVLALLNDYKTKYFDGGEIPVINNTFEHNLFNTFRTYIDHKSHYPVKFTQHTDPRGVFVEVIRLGIGGQCSFSTTVAGITRGNHYHTRKIERFAVIKGKALIQLRKIGTDEVMDFYLDGNEPAYVDMPIWYTHNIKNIGEEELYTIFWINEPFNPENADTYFETV